The genomic stretch AAGTTCATCACGAGAATAGGCTTCTCTGAACCGTTTTGCGTTCGGACCACGACATCGTTTTTTACACAGGAAGGATTCAACTCCCTCACACCCGAGAATAAATAGCGGTAATCAATGTCAGCGTCGGCAAGCTCGGAGAGATGATACATTTGGGAATAGTCGTAGGTTGGCACCCATGCGATCCTCCCCTTCTCGGCAGTCGCTCGGTCAAATAGGCTGGATTCGTAAAAGTTACCGGGCGGATAGGTATTCTTCGATTTGCTTCCGTATACGAAGGCACGGGTCACCAATTCGACCGAGTAGAGGTCGTTCGACTGTGCGAAGTAACGATTCAGAATACCCGTTACCCGATCATCCGTCAGGAGCAACTGCATCTCGTCGGAAGGCCCCTTGCCGTCAAAAATCTGAAATAGATCGCATTCCACCATGAGAGAAAGGCTATTGTCTTGAACAATGCTTATCCGCTCATCGATGATCTGATTGTTCTTTTTCACAATTTCGAGCACATTGCTGCGGGCAAGATCCAGCATAATCTCTTTGCTAGTATAATAATAGCCCGCACTCAATATGGCCAAGGGAAGCGTAATGAGCACGATATAGGAAAGAATTAGTTTGTTTTTGAGTCTCATATTCTCACCTACAGGACGATGTTTTTCCGAAATTCTTCCGGAGTGAAGCCAGTCTCTCGTTTGAACATCCGTGTAAAATATCCGGCATCTCGAAACCCCACGCTAAGCGCTATCTCCGAAACCTTTTTTTCACCATCATACAGCAGCTCCTTGGCCTTATCTATCCTCAGCCGAAGCAAATATTCAGTGAATGTCATGGATGTATGGGCCTTGAAAAAGCTGCTGAAGTAAGCGGGGCTGAAAAAAAACTTTTTAGCGACAACTTCAAGGGAAAGATCCTGCATGTAACGCTCATTGAGATGCGCCATGCACTTCTCAATGATTTGCTGATTCTTGTTGTTCTTTCGCTTTTCCATACCATCGATAATCCTGTGAATATAATGGCGCGCCTTCTCCTTAATATCTAGAAGCGTCTTACAAGCGGGAATTTGGAACTCCATCTCCGCGATTAAGTTCGTAACATCCTCATTCCGAAGGAACGCAGCATTTGCTTTCATAAGATCGAGCAATACGTATAAAATACTCTCCTTCAAGTGAACGGGAGAAGGAAAATCGTCGTGAAGCATCCGGTCGATTATCGTATCAAGCGCAAGGATAGTCTGCTCCATATTAGACTGATTCAAGGCGGTGGAAATGTCCGTTTCAATAGGAAATATTTTTAAGGCTGGCTTATAGGGGTTGTAAGCGATTTCATTATGAAAAATAAGATTTCCATTTCCGCAGTAAAACATATATTCGATCGCATTACGGGCCTGTTCGAAAGAAAGACGGGCGTTTCGGTAAAGATTAGTGACATGCCCGCCTACACCGATGGATACAGTGAGACCGAATTCGATTCGAATTTGTTCGATGAATGCGGATAACCGTTCGACGTCTCGCTTCATTAACCATTCCAACGGATTATTGTGAGCGATCACAGAAACCAATATCGTTTCAGATCCATCCAGATAGAACAAAATAGAAGACCCCATTGATTGAAGGGCTTGATGCATCCAGACTTTAAAACTCGTTTTCACTTCATTAAAATCCACGGGGGAATAAGCTTGTCCAACTTCTTGTATGTCTAATTTAGCAAGCACAACGAATCCAGCATACCCAAGGGGAAATGAATTTTCTATTTCATGAAGCTCTTCTTCGCCGGCCGCCGACTGCATCCAACGATTAAGCAAATGCTGCTCGTACACAGGCATGGTCGAATCTAGCTTTTGTTTTAGATTCTCCTCATATCGACGGAACTCGTAGTCCTTCTCGAACGCGGCATCAAGTTTCGCTAGCATGTCTACCATAACTTTTTGCTCCAACGGTTTCAATAGATAGTCAAAAGCTCCTAACTTAATCGCTTGCCTAGCATAATCAAAATTACCGTAGACGCTCAGAATGACCACCTTTATGGACTCCATCCGTGTTCCCAAGTTCTCGATCAGCTCGAGCCCGTCTATTTTAGGCATCCGAATATCCGTTAGCAAGATATCTATACGGTTGGCATCTATGATCCGAAGCGCCTCTTCCCCATCCTTGGCTACGAAGACTCGGTAATCCGGACGCAGCGTCTTGATCATATCGGTGATGCCTCGTCTGTGAAGCGGTTCATCGTCAGCAACAAGAACATTGTACATCTCAGTCATCCCCATTCCTCTGGTTATAACATTTTTCCTCATTATAACATGATGGCTACATTCGAATTCGCAAGATGAATGATCTTGCCTACATCACATCTCCAAAAAGAAAGGTACCCTTAACTACCTCTTTTGACAGGTAGTTAAGGGCTCTTTTGATATCATTAATTATTCGTGTGTGCTTCTAATCCCAATGCCAGAGCGCCGCATAAACCTGCATTATCTCTCAGTCCGGGCGGCACGATGTAACTTTCGATCTCAGCAGTTAACTCGGCCAATTGGATATAGCGATTCAAATTGTGCTGAACTTCGGCGCGTATCATCGGGTACAAATGCTCCTGATGCATGACCCCGCCGCCCAATATAATCTTCTTGGGAGCCAGCGTCAATACGGTATTCGTGACAGCTTGGCCGATATAGAATGCTTCGATTTTCCATGCAGGATGATCGGTCGGCAGCTCACTGCCCTTCAATCCCCATCTGCGTTCGATAGATGGACCTGCTGCCATTCCTTCCAGGCAGTCTCCGTGATAGGGACAGCTTCCCTCGAAGCCGTCATCCGGATGGCGCCTGATCAGCACATGCCCGCCTTCAGGATGCATAAGTCCATGAATGAGCTTTCCTTCTGCGACCACGCCTAAACCTACACCCGTTCCGATCGTATAGTAAACGCAGCTATCCAGCCCTTTCGCACTTCCCCAAGTCGCTTCGGCCAACGCCGCCGCATTAACATCCGTATCCCAGCCGAATGGCAAATCGAATTCCCGCTTTAATGTGCCCAAGAAGTCATAATTCGACCAGCCTGGCTTCGGAGTGGACGTCACGTAACCATACAAAGGATTGGAAGTATCAATATTAATAGGTCCAAACGTCCCTATGCCTATGGCACTGACTCGTTTGTCCTGAAAATAACTAATGATCTTTTCCAGTGTCTGATCCGGCGCTTCAGTCGGAAAACTAACTCGGTCTTCAATAACACCACGTTCATTCCCTATGCCGCAAACGACTTTTGTTCCTCCTGCTTCAATTGCCCCTACGTACATGGCAAGCATCTCCTTTACTTCTTCGTTCTCTTCATCACTTTCGTTCTGATGGCATTCACGAGTTAGTCTGGGAAAAAGCGATTACGCATGTCACCCAAAAACCGAACTCCGTCCTCGGTCAAGCTCTTATTGTCCGGAGCCAACTGCCGCCAAACGTAACCTCCCCTTGATTCCACAACGCATTCTAGCGATGCGTATCCGTCATAACGAATATCCCTCAAAGCTTCATAAATTCCCTCCCAATCCGTATGCCCGGTTCCTGGAACCCCCCAATCGTTCTCGTTGAGGTGGATATGACCGAGCGCATTTCCCGCCTGCAGAATCGCAGCCTTCATCTGCTTCTCTTCGATATTCATATGATACGTATCGAGATGCACCTTGACGTTCGGCTCACCAATCATCGCCATAAGCGACAATGCTTGCTCACATGTATTCAAGACGAATGTTTCATACCGGTTGATCGGTTCGAGTCCAATCGTTACCCCTAACATGCCGGCATATTGCGCAACTTCTTTTAGACCATCGGCAACGATCCGCAGTAGTTCCTCCGATGGCCGGTCCGGGTGCATTTTCATGTGCAGCGCATAGATGACTCCTCCGAAAAAGGTTGCTCCCATTTCACTTGACAGGCGAACGCACTCCTTCAAATATCCTATGCCCGACTCGCGAATACAGGGATCCCCGCTTGTAATATCATGTGCAGGATTTATTATTAAAGCGGAAGTGACCGACTCGAGACAGGAATCCCTCAGCTTCTTGCGCGTCGCCTCTGTATCGATTCCCTCGTGTTTCGTTAAAGGTATCTCAATAAAGTCGAGTCCCAGCTTCTTCACCTCATCAATGACAAACAAAGCGGAATTGTTCCATTGTCCGCACCATGCAGATGCGTGCATACCCAATTTCATTCTCATCACTCCCGTCAAGAATGCTGCTCTTTGTATTCGTTCGGTGTCATGCCGAGGCGTTTCTTAAACACCTGAATAAAGTAACTCATGTCCTTGTAACCTACGAGCTCAGCCACCTCGTACACCTTCTTTGAACCGTTCGCCAAGAGCAACTTCGCCCGCTCCATACGGACATCGGTGAGATTTTCCATAAACGTCTTGCCCGTTTCCTTACGAATCAGCCGACTCAAATAAGCCGTGCTCAATTTGAAGCGGTCCGCTAGCATATCCAGAGAGATTTCGTCCTCGTACTCGCCTTCGATCAGCTTCATGATCTCCTTGACGGAGGAACCCAGATTGGATTGCCGTGCGGCGTTGACGACTTGTGCAATCAACTCAAACATATGCAAACACTCGCTGAATAAACGATCCACGGTCGCAAACGATTCTGACTTAGAGAAGGGTAAGGCCGCTTGCATCAGCCGATCGACCAAATCCGGATTAAATTGTCCGATTATCCGTACCGAACCAAATGCCAATTCCATTAGAGAAATTTTCAGATGCTGGATCTCTACACCTCTTGATAAACCTACATTCCGCTTAATTCGATCGACGACCTCACGGACCTTCTCGATATCGCCGACCCTTAAACCGTTAATGATATCCTGCTTGTCTTCCTCACCGAAAATATAGGCGCTCTCCGATGTTTTTGAGATATCCCGAAATCGAACAATCGAGTCATCGCCCAGAAAAAATTTATGGTTCAATGCTTCAACCGATTGCAAATATGCCTGATTGATCTGCTCGATCTGGTCTCCTTTATTCGATATGCCGATAGAGACAGTGAAGGGCAGAAATGTGCGTATCCCTTTCTGGATATCCAGCCCGATATTCATCGATAGCCTCTCACACATGTCGACATTATGTTCTTGTTCGAAAGAGAGGACGATGCTGAACAGATCGTGATCGAAATCAATAATCGCCTGTTTATCCACTTTATTAGCCGTTTCCTCCGCGATGTTCATAACAGCGAATTCGAATAAGGTTCTGTCCTCGCTTGAGTATTGCTGCTCAAACGCTTTACGGTCATCAATCTGAACCGACATCACCACATAATGATCAATCGTGATTCCAAAAGAGGCAAGCCTGGCCTTAATTACGGTAGGCGTATATAAATGACCGTGGAGCAAGTCATGTACCAGCTTGTTTTTCAGTAGTGGAACCGCCGATTGCATCTGAGTACGGAGCTGATCATAATCATTCTGCGATTTCGTCCTCTCCTGAATTTCCTGAACCAGCTTGCGGACGGTCGCCTCAAGCTCATCGAACTTCGTCGGCTTCAGCAATAGATCGTGAATGCCGATATGCATGGCGGTCTTGGCATAGTTGAAATCCTGATAGCCCGTTAACATCAAAATCTCAATCTCTGGATAACGCTCTTTCACCTTTTCTGCAAAAGTAAGGCCATCCATTCCCGGCATCCGGATGTCTGTTATGATAAAGTTGGGACGCACCTCTTCCACCACTGCCAATCCGTCTTCCCCATCTTCCGCTTCCCCAGCTACGATGCAGCCCCATTGCTCCCAAGGCATACTTTTCAAGCCTTCACGGATTAACGGCTCGTCGTCTACGATGATTAGTTTCAACATCACTTTTCCTCCATCGACAAGCCGGGTGCGATACGGATTTGCACATTCGTACCTTCCCCCAGCTTGGAATTAATCGTCACCCCGTATTCCATCCCATAAATATAACGGATCCGTTGATGCACGTTTCGCACACCGATCCCGCTTCCTTTAGCTTCAGGCCCCTCCAACTGTTCATCTGCCAAGAGCTTGGCTGCCTGTTCAGTATCCATGCCGATTCCATTATCCTCAACAGTAAACATAATACAGTCGTCAAGTCTGTGACCTCGTATATGAATAACTCCTTTTCCTTTCTTGACCTGTACCCCATGCAAAAGTGCGTTTTCCACGATCGGCTGAAGAATAAGTTTTGGAATGACAACTGAGAGCAAATCATCGTCCATATGAATTTCAGTTTCAATCCGATCACCGAATCTCACCTTCTGAATGTACAAATAATCAGAGATATATTTCATCTCTTCCTCAATCGTAATGTACTCCTTCTCCGTGCTAATGCTAATTCTCATTAAGTCGCCCAATGCAGAAACCATGCGGCAGATCTGTTCAACGCCGTTCGTCTTAGCCATCCAGTTGATCGATTCCAAAGTATTGTACAGAAAATGCGGATTGATTTGTGCTTGCAATGCTTTAAACTCCGACTGCTGAAGCATGATTTTGCCTTTATAAGCATCTTCAATAAGCGTGTGGATCTGGTTGACCATATGATTGACGCCAGTGCTTAGAATACCGATTTCATCATTCCCATCCACTGGGAACGTTACGTTCAAATCACCCATCTGCACTTTTTTCATCGGCCTTAGCATCCTTTTGATCGGAAGGGTAATAGTCTGCGCGAAGACACGGGCGAGCAAAAATGCGAAAAGCATAATGATCAGCGTCACAACAATGATCCAATTCCGGACCGCATGGCTGTCCTTGTACAGTCTTTCTACCGAAATAATGCCGATCGTTTTCCAGCCCGTATATTCCGAGGTTTTGAAAGAAACCAAATACTCCCTATCCACTATCGTCTGGATGGATGAACCTGAATGGGAAGCGATCGACTTTCGAAAGGCTTCATCGTTGAAGTATTCACTGAGTGGCTCAGCTGGGGTCACAGATCCCCCTTTTTCATCCATTAACAAAACGGAGCCGCTTCGATCAAAATTGACGTTCCTTAGCAAATTGGAGACCGTTTCGAATTTCATGCTGATGATGACCGTTCCTAGCGGCTTCGTGGCCATTTGCAATTCGTTAATTTCCCGTACGGCTCGTAACAACCCTTCGTTCTTCGCGTTATTTATCCATTTCGTTTTGCCACGGTAGGCGGATGCAGCCTTTATATATTGCTGAAGCTCCACTTCATTTTCCTGATCGTTGAAGCTGCTCGGTACTTTGATGACCAAACCGTTCCTGCCATAAATCTCAATCGAACGCATAATTTGGCTATTGTAATGCGTGATCATGATCGATTCGATCTCATTGACCGCCGCGATCCTTTCCCTCTCAGTCATTTCATCGAGCTCCGTATTCAGCACTCGTTGAATGCTCTGATCAAAAGCTAGAATGCCAGATAGCTCATCTATGCGCTGCAGCGTGTAATCGACACTGGTCGATATTTGCCCTACGATCTCTACATTGTATTGGCTCGTCTTGTCACCTAGAATGACGGCGGACTTATAGTAAGAGGAAATGCCTACGCTTAGCACCGAGATCATAATGATCAAGACGAAACAGATAAAGATCTTATCCTGAATTTTCAAATCCTTGAATCGTTGATATAGCTTTCTTAAAATCATCTTCAAATCAGCCCCTACCGGTCCTTCCCGATTATGAAATCAAGCATACAACACTGGCCATAGAATGGACAATGTCGTATGCTTTGATTCGAAAGCTGATGATCGCTTATTTCCTAAACGACAGCTCAACCATTTGGTGACCAGTAATTTTCGGCACAAGGAATTCAATGCGACCGTCTTTAGTCTCATAATCAAGCGGCTTGTTATCGGGAACAAGTAATACTCCCGTCACGTCCCGATCTACTTTGACGGATATACGCGTGTCGTGAAGTGGAATGACATCCTCAATAATGTCCATCGTCTTACTTCGACGTTCCGGGATATAATGAAGCAGATGCACGACCTGACGATTCTCTGCAGCTTGCTCGTTCACCGTAGCCAGCAACGTCGACGGACCGTTATGCTTCAAGAGCGGATCCGGCAGCAGCATGTTCAGCGCGTTCCGGACAAGTGTTTTGACCCACAGCGGCGCGTTATCATGGTATTGACCGAAGACCGGATGAATGAAGTAGATAACGCGGCCCTTCTTCACAATCGCCGGATAACCGACCTTGCCCGACGAAGGCGAATGCAGATGCGAGCTAAACTGTTCAAACGACCGGTTGAATACGGATTCAATAGCATCGGCCAGCCTTTCGCCTCCTTCCGCCTCAACCCAAGCGCCTTGTTTATACATAACGTGCTCCGCTTGCTTCAAGCCACTTCCGATATCACCAGACGGCACGATGAAGTCTGGGCTGTACGGAGCGTTCCCTTTATAACGCACGCCCCATGCGGGAAGAGTAAACATAGTTTTCTCCGGATTCAAGCCCGATTCGAACGAAGCAATGATGGAGCCTCCATTGTCGAGATAATGCTGCAAACGCCGTCCGAACTCTTCCGAGACCGGAATGACATCCGGAAGAATCAGTACTTTGTACTTCAAGAAATTTTCCGCGGAATCGATGAAATCGAACTGGTGGCCGCTCTCCTGCAGCATACGGCATACGCCCTCGGACGCTTCCGGCAGATGGCCGGTGTCCGCTCCATAGAACTCCTCAGGAGTAAACACGCCAATATCGGTTACCGCAACCACCTCGCGGCACCATGACTCCTTCTTCTCAACCTGTGAGTAAACCTCTCCTATCAATTCATACATCGCCTCTGACAGGACTCCGGACGGCTCCAACTGGTCACCGATGTTGCACTTGGAGCCTTGCGCGAGCATGTTGTAGCATTCGAATTCGAGCGCAGCCTTGTTGCGGAAGGAAGAGTTATCGCCCCACGACGTATGGAACCTTCCAGTCATGCCGACCGTCTCTTTGCCTAACGTACGGATATATTTTACTGAAACCGGGAAATCCATATAACCCCATGGACCGCCTGGCAACGATTCAAACGCGGCATACGTGTAATCATCCAGTACCGGTTTATCGACCCGCCCGACATGCCCTTTATTGTAGAATATATTGTAATCCGGGTTGAAGGCTCGCACCTGCGCGCTCATGTCCTGCACCCAATCGTGGTATGTGATCTCGGAGTATGCTTTACGGTCAGCCGCATTTTTTGGATTCAGTCCGGCCTCACGCATTCCTTTCATACAGGTCGGACACACGCATTCGACTACAAAGGATGCATCAAACCATACACCCTCTGCCGGAATTTCTTCCATCACTTCCTGCAAATTTTCCTTTAGGAACTGACGGTACCCTGTATTGACGCAAAGATTTCGATAGAATCCGGCTTCGAGGTAGCCCCTCTTCTCATAATCACTGTATCTGCCTTCAGCATCGATTGCTACCCATTCTGGATGCTCGTTATAGGAGTAAACATCCCAACGTACAGTAACATAAAGGTTGACGTGAATCCCGCGTGCGCGGCACGCCTCGACTTGCTGCTTTAGCATATCCCGACTCTTAAGATGTGGATGTACTCGCTCCGGAAATTTCTTCGAGTCGTAATAGATCATCCCGTGATGACATCTAACGAATAGATTAATAGAATCGACTCTTGCATCATCCAACGTCTTGGCGAATTGCTTCGCATCGAACCCCGATCCAATCCCCTCGATCAGCTCGCTCGTGTGAAAATCCAGATGTATTTGACGAAAACGCACTTCATTGACCGTCATTTGTAATTCCTCCCGATCTTATATAGGTTATAACTATTTCGATTTATGATTTCACTGCGCCAGCCGTCATGCCGGAGATAATACTTTTGCTAAGTAAAAAATATACGATAAAGGTCGGTGTTACCGTCAGCATAATCGCGGAGAAGGTCGCGCCCCAGTCCGTCATACCGTAGTTGCCGACGTAGTCGCGCAAACCGAGCGTAATGGTCAGCATATTTTTCGAGTGCAAGAAGGTGAAAGGGAAAATAAATTCATTCCAAGCGAAGACGCCATACAACGTCGCAACCGTCACCAGAATATTTTTGGACATCGGCAGCACGATACTTACAAACAGCCGGTACATCGGGGCCCCGTCCATGACCGCGGATTCCATCACTTCATTCGGTACATATTTATAGAAAGAAACAAAAAGATAGATGGATACCGGAAGCCCGAAACCGATTTGCGGCAAAATGATGCTGGTGTACGTGTCTAGGATATTAAGCTCGCTATAGATCTGATAAAGCGGGATCAGGGTAACCTGAATCGGTACCATTATGCCGAATAAGAAAAAAAGAAGTCCCGCTTTGCGGAATCGAAATCTTAATTTTTCAAGTGCGAACCCAGCCATCGCGCTCAAAACAAGAATACCCAAAAGTACGAAAACGACTACAATGAGGCTGTTTTTAAAGTAAAGCAACAGATCGCTTTTAACGATCGCATTAATGTAATTGCCGAAATACAGAGATTTCGGCAGGGCGAATGGGCTGCTGCCGATCCTGAATTCGTCGATCGTCTTGAAGCTAGAGATAAACACCCAAATGATCGGAAAAATCTGAATGGTCAGCATGACCAGCAGAAGGGCGGGAAAGGCGATGCGCCCGACCGTTTTTCGGAGTGCGTCCATTTCAATCATCCTTTTTCATTTGAAATATTTTCATGACCAGTACGACGAGAAGGCAGCATTCGATGGCGATAAAGACGGCGATGGCACTGCCGTATCCATAATACATGCTGCTGAATGCTTGCTTGTACATGTACGTCGCAACCAATTCACTCGACGTACCGGGTCCGCCATAAGTAAGCAGATAAGGAATATCGAACGATTTCAGCGAGCCGTTCAACACGAGTACAATACAAGTGAATATAATGCCTTTGATCATTGGGAGCTTAATGTAACGGTACAACTTCCACCCAAAGGCACCGTCCATCTTAGCAGCTTCCACAACTTCCTCCGATATACTGATTAGAGCGGAATAAAAAATGACCATGTATACAGCGGCAAACTTATAACCTTCTGCAACAGCCGTTATCATAAGCGAACGATCCGGATCGGATAACCATTCTGAATCCAGAAACGAGAGATTAATCCAGCTTAATGCATAATTCAACATACCGACCGGATTAACGGAGAACACGTTCTGAAATATTTGTACGAGAGCAACCGTCGATAAGACCACCGGTGCAAAATAGAGCGTTTGAAAAATTTCACGACCTTTTTTGATTTGGGTTAGCAAAATCGCAATGAACAGTCCTACCGAGACCTGCAAAAGTACATTCACGACCATAAACACAATATTATTTTTAAATACCTGCCAGAACACGTCGTCCTGTGTAAACATCTTGACATAGTTATCCAAACCCGCAAATCGCATAGGTGAAATCCCGTCCCAGTGGAAAAAGCTATAGACGGAGGACCACCCAATAGGCAGCATTACCGTAAAGATGTAAACAAGCAGAGCTGGCAGAAGGAAAACGAGCACATATCTCTTGCGGCTTAAATATTTTTCCATCGTTACTCATTCCCAACCTTTTGGTTTGACCTTAGGGACTTTCAGGCTACCCTGGAGGAGCTGAACAAGGCTTGTTGCCAAGCCTGTCAGGCTTACTAGTTAAGTGCTATTATAGTTAGTTATTTTTGATCCTTGAAAAATTCCGGCGCGTTCTGGCTGATCGCCTTGTCCACCTTCGCGGCAAACTCTTCTGGCGTAATGATGCCAAGAGCCAATTCGATAGCAGCAGTACCTATTACTTCGTTGGAGGCAGGATCCAATTTGTCATCCCATGAGACGCCGCCCTTATCCACCGACTCCAGATCCTTTGAGAAATCTTTAGTCAGTTGGGACATGCTTTCCGGAATGTCGCCGTTCATCGGAGATAGGAATCCACCAACTTCAAACGCAGCGTTATTGTAATGTTCCACTACGAATTTGAAGAAGTCTTTGGTCGGCGCATCAAAGGTTTCCGCATTAAAAGCATACGCCAGACCTGCCGTGATCGACGTTTTTGGCCCGATATTATCGGCTCCGACCACATCGGGTACGAAGAAGTAACCAATCTCACCCGCATCATATTTATCCTTGAACTGCGCAAGCTCCCAAGATCCGTTGTAATGCATAACGGCATTGCCTCCAAGGAAGAAGTTCAGCGTTTGCGTGTAATCCATGCTGCTGAAGCCTTTTTGGAAGTAACCTTCCTTGCCTAGCGTGTACAGCAAATTGGCGGCTTTCATTCCGATTTCGCCCGTAAAGGTCTCATCGCCTGTTTTCAACGTATTGATGAACTCCGTATGAGTAAGTCTAAGCGGGATAAAGGAAAGGTATCGTACCATCTGCCACATTTCCTTGCCGGATACGGCAATTGGAGTGTATCCAGCTTCTTTCAGCTTTGCTGAAGCTTGAACGAACTCGTCGAAGTTGGTAGGCACCTTGATGTTATTCTCTTCGAAAGGTTTCTTGTAATACCAGAAAGCTTCACCGAACTTACCTTCCGGATACAGGTACAAGCTGCCGTCCCCGAAGGAAAGAAAATCAATAGCGGCTTTGTTGAACTTATCGAACATGCCAAACTCTTCAAGCGTTGCCTTCATGTCAACCAGTCGACCTTGCTTGGCTAGATTTTCACTCAGCACGCCATTAGGAATTTTAAAGAAATCGGGCAGCTGATTGCCTGCAATGTATGTTCTGAGCTTTTGGAAATATTGCGTATCATTAGGAATTGACTCAATCTCAACCTCGAAATTCGGATTCACTTCTTTTCGATATTGATCGATGAGCGATTTCATAACACGGTAATCGGCATTATTTTCATTGCCTTTGGTGAAAAAGCGGATTTTCTTAACCGGTTGGCTGTCGGTTGTCGAACCTTCACCGGTATTACCCGCATTGTCTGCAACGGTACTTCCGTTATTTCCACTTGCATTGTTACCGCCACAGCCTATTAACAATCCAATCGACAACGCGAGCACCAACGTCATTGCACCTAATTTTTTCAGTCTTCTCATTTCGCGTCCCTCCAATTTGGTCCCCATGGTTATTGTAGCTACTGAACAACCTTGTACTCTGATTATAGAATTGTCCAATCGCAAAAAAAATCAGAGCATTTTGACATCTCCTATAAGATATTTGCTATAGACGGCAAAAGGCCTCACGAAGGAAGGCGAAGCCTCTAATATAGAAACCCCTTTATCAATTCGGCTCACTCTAACTACTTTCATATCAGGTCTATAGCTTTATAATCGTTTAGTGGACGATACCCGTTTATTTAACCATGACCCGCACACGACACAGATTCAGGACTTGCGTATAGGTGTATTTTAAATAAGCTTCATGCCCCGTAGGATAAGCTTATCGCGTTCTTGAAGGACGGGCGACTAAAGATCGACGATCCGAAGGATACCACTACACTGGACGAACTGTTGCCTTGGCTTATTTAAGATGAAACGGCTGTCGCCGTCCTTTGGCGGCGCTGCGCGTTTCATTCCGAGAAATAGAGAGAGAGTATGGCGAAATGATGTATTTTCTATATTTTAAAAAAAGACGACTTCTCATTCCAATAACTAGGATGAGAGTCGTCTTTTTTCGAGCAAAGTAAAACATACTTTAAAAATCTTCAAGCTCTTCAGTGACCATTCTATCTTTGATTGCTTATGGTAGCATTGCTATTATTAGCAGATAATTCTGATAATGGATCATAAGGGGGGCCCATTTGTGTTCCAACTAACAGTGCGATATCTACCGCGTTCGCAGGAACTCCCCATGAGTTACCTGAAAATACAAATACAGCTCTATCCACTACATATCCGCGAGTATTATAGACAACATTATTCAAGATAT from Paenibacillus sp. FSL H8-0548 encodes the following:
- a CDS encoding response regulator; this translates as MTEMYNVLVADDEPLHRRGITDMIKTLRPDYRVFVAKDGEEALRIIDANRIDILLTDIRMPKIDGLELIENLGTRMESIKVVILSVYGNFDYARQAIKLGAFDYLLKPLEQKVMVDMLAKLDAAFEKDYEFRRYEENLKQKLDSTMPVYEQHLLNRWMQSAAGEEELHEIENSFPLGYAGFVVLAKLDIQEVGQAYSPVDFNEVKTSFKVWMHQALQSMGSSILFYLDGSETILVSVIAHNNPLEWLMKRDVERLSAFIEQIRIEFGLTVSIGVGGHVTNLYRNARLSFEQARNAIEYMFYCGNGNLIFHNEIAYNPYKPALKIFPIETDISTALNQSNMEQTILALDTIIDRMLHDDFPSPVHLKESILYVLLDLMKANAAFLRNEDVTNLIAEMEFQIPACKTLLDIKEKARHYIHRIIDGMEKRKNNKNQQIIEKCMAHLNERYMQDLSLEVVAKKFFFSPAYFSSFFKAHTSMTFTEYLLRLRIDKAKELLYDGEKKVSEIALSVGFRDAGYFTRMFKRETGFTPEEFRKNIVL
- a CDS encoding ROK family protein, which translates into the protein MYVGAIEAGGTKVVCGIGNERGVIEDRVSFPTEAPDQTLEKIISYFQDKRVSAIGIGTFGPINIDTSNPLYGYVTSTPKPGWSNYDFLGTLKREFDLPFGWDTDVNAAALAEATWGSAKGLDSCVYYTIGTGVGLGVVAEGKLIHGLMHPEGGHVLIRRHPDDGFEGSCPYHGDCLEGMAAGPSIERRWGLKGSELPTDHPAWKIEAFYIGQAVTNTVLTLAPKKIILGGGVMHQEHLYPMIRAEVQHNLNRYIQLAELTAEIESYIVPPGLRDNAGLCGALALGLEAHTNN
- a CDS encoding sugar phosphate isomerase/epimerase family protein produces the protein MKLGMHASAWCGQWNNSALFVIDEVKKLGLDFIEIPLTKHEGIDTEATRKKLRDSCLESVTSALIINPAHDITSGDPCIRESGIGYLKECVRLSSEMGATFFGGVIYALHMKMHPDRPSEELLRIVADGLKEVAQYAGMLGVTIGLEPINRYETFVLNTCEQALSLMAMIGEPNVKVHLDTYHMNIEEKQMKAAILQAGNALGHIHLNENDWGVPGTGHTDWEGIYEALRDIRYDGYASLECVVESRGGYVWRQLAPDNKSLTEDGVRFLGDMRNRFFPD
- a CDS encoding response regulator transcription factor, whose product is MLKLIIVDDEPLIREGLKSMPWEQWGCIVAGEAEDGEDGLAVVEEVRPNFIITDIRMPGMDGLTFAEKVKERYPEIEILMLTGYQDFNYAKTAMHIGIHDLLLKPTKFDELEATVRKLVQEIQERTKSQNDYDQLRTQMQSAVPLLKNKLVHDLLHGHLYTPTVIKARLASFGITIDHYVVMSVQIDDRKAFEQQYSSEDRTLFEFAVMNIAEETANKVDKQAIIDFDHDLFSIVLSFEQEHNVDMCERLSMNIGLDIQKGIRTFLPFTVSIGISNKGDQIEQINQAYLQSVEALNHKFFLGDDSIVRFRDISKTSESAYIFGEEDKQDIINGLRVGDIEKVREVVDRIKRNVGLSRGVEIQHLKISLMELAFGSVRIIGQFNPDLVDRLMQAALPFSKSESFATVDRLFSECLHMFELIAQVVNAARQSNLGSSVKEIMKLIEGEYEDEISLDMLADRFKLSTAYLSRLIRKETGKTFMENLTDVRMERAKLLLANGSKKVYEVAELVGYKDMSYFIQVFKKRLGMTPNEYKEQHS